Proteins co-encoded in one Parascardovia denticolens DSM 10105 = JCM 12538 genomic window:
- a CDS encoding pseudouridine synthase — translation MTQEPDIPFNLPVLYEDSRIIVVDKPHFLPTTPRGMWYRSTALIRLREKYGDEAITPAHRLDRMTAGIVVFVRDPRYRRDYQLLFQNRQARKKYVCLAPAKPVVRPALGTLFPLIDDQSGLRLSCPDDRRLFFPLIRSSHITKTRGVLQACEEADKPNAVTIIRLSADQPRGQTLEKGLRSYDLFPRTGKTYQLRVHMNSLGLPIVGDPLYPEILPEAAYDDFSDPLRLVAQELDFADPVSGQDFHFRSRWTVTDPGPAERSS, via the coding sequence GTGACTCAGGAGCCGGATATTCCCTTTAACCTGCCTGTCTTATATGAGGATTCGCGGATCATCGTCGTCGACAAGCCCCATTTCCTCCCGACCACTCCCCGGGGGATGTGGTATCGGTCCACGGCCTTGATTCGGCTGCGGGAGAAGTATGGGGACGAGGCCATCACCCCCGCCCACCGTTTGGATCGGATGACGGCGGGCATCGTCGTTTTCGTGCGGGACCCGCGCTATCGGCGGGATTATCAGCTTCTTTTTCAAAACAGACAGGCCCGGAAGAAGTACGTTTGTCTGGCCCCTGCCAAGCCTGTGGTCCGCCCGGCCCTGGGCACTCTTTTCCCGCTGATCGACGATCAGTCCGGCCTCCGCCTGTCTTGCCCGGACGATCGGAGGCTTTTCTTCCCTCTGATTCGCAGCTCCCACATCACCAAGACCAGGGGAGTGCTCCAAGCCTGCGAAGAGGCCGATAAGCCCAACGCGGTGACCATCATCCGTTTGAGCGCCGATCAGCCTCGGGGTCAGACCCTGGAAAAAGGCCTGCGCTCGTATGATCTTTTCCCGCGGACGGGCAAAACCTATCAGCTGCGGGTCCATATGAATTCCCTGGGTCTGCCCATCGTCGGGGACCCCCTCTACCCCGAGATCCTGCCTGAGGCCGCTTATGATGATTTCAGCGACCCTCTGCGGTTGGTCGCTCAAGAGTTGGATTTCGCCGATCCGGTCAGTGGCCAGGATTTCCACTTTCGGTCGCGTTGGACGGTGACGGATCCGGGTCCCGCGGAAAGGTCGAGTTGA
- a CDS encoding ADP-dependent NAD(P)H-hydrate dehydratase, which yields MSDRVAVDRIARAVTYPGPGDSKYTRGVVSLLTGSARYPGAALLGVNAAARCGAGYVRYEGPAAARDLILLRRPEVVMGASLATHTDSWVIGSGFPSVSSRDLGQEDYALAVQLLASYAGNPDYWEGSLDGCLADGPKDDCKDGLDAHPKEAQEDRSRVRSEGHPEGASCPGDRLALHNSLRHLVKGTYCLVDAGALDFFAQAAANRPLTEADSLRHVVVTPHAGEAASMLTICGYGVTRQEVESAPRKYAKILADELECVVVLKGSPTIIYDSHSSHELLQLEATHWLATAGTGDVLAGLLGALLAQNASAMNKGDLDTQTVAAAGVFLHSLAAAIAAGDYNSQKALLTDPTDSRIHPMPAGHPICAMDVAQTLPAAIGLVLDSDWAALYRQSVIDNAAAGESDTDLPGFLR from the coding sequence ATGTCTGACAGGGTGGCAGTCGACCGGATCGCCCGCGCCGTGACTTATCCCGGGCCGGGTGATTCGAAATACACCAGGGGAGTGGTTTCCCTGCTCACCGGGTCAGCCCGCTACCCCGGGGCCGCCCTCTTGGGGGTGAATGCGGCCGCCCGCTGCGGTGCCGGATATGTGCGTTACGAAGGGCCGGCCGCGGCCAGGGACCTGATTCTGCTTAGGCGGCCGGAAGTGGTCATGGGGGCCAGCCTCGCCACCCATACCGATTCCTGGGTGATTGGTTCCGGTTTTCCCTCCGTCTCCTCCCGGGATTTGGGCCAGGAGGATTACGCCTTGGCCGTCCAGCTTCTGGCCTCCTACGCCGGCAATCCGGATTATTGGGAAGGTAGCCTCGACGGCTGTCTCGCCGATGGCCCAAAAGACGATTGTAAGGATGGCCTTGATGCTCATCCGAAGGAGGCTCAGGAGGACCGCTCGAGGGTCCGCTCAGAGGGCCATCCGGAGGGTGCGTCCTGCCCTGGCGACCGTCTGGCTTTGCACAACTCTTTACGGCATCTGGTCAAAGGCACTTACTGCCTGGTGGACGCTGGCGCTTTGGACTTTTTCGCCCAGGCGGCGGCCAACCGGCCTTTGACCGAAGCGGACAGCCTGCGTCATGTGGTCGTCACCCCTCACGCGGGCGAAGCGGCCTCCATGCTGACCATCTGCGGGTATGGGGTGACCCGACAGGAGGTGGAGTCCGCCCCCCGCAAATACGCCAAGATCCTGGCTGACGAACTGGAATGCGTGGTCGTCCTGAAAGGATCCCCGACCATCATTTACGATTCCCACTCATCCCACGAGCTTCTTCAATTGGAGGCGACTCATTGGCTGGCCACGGCCGGTACAGGGGACGTTCTGGCCGGCCTTCTGGGGGCCCTTTTGGCTCAGAACGCTTCCGCGATGAATAAGGGCGATCTGGACACCCAGACCGTCGCCGCCGCCGGGGTCTTCCTCCACAGTCTGGCCGCGGCGATCGCGGCAGGGGACTACAACAGCCAGAAGGCCTTGCTGACCGACCCGACGGATTCCCGGATCCACCCCATGCCTGCCGGGCATCCGATTTGCGCCATGGATGTGGCCCAGACCCTGCCCGCGGCCATCGGCCTGGTTCTGGACTCGGATTGGGCGGCCTTGTACCGGCAGTCCGTCATCGACAACGCCGCGGCCGGGGAGTCCGACACCGATTTGCCGGGATTCCTCCGGTGA
- the glmS gene encoding glutamine--fructose-6-phosphate transaminase (isomerizing) yields MCGIVGYAGKGTACSKPLEVCLQGLKRLEYRGYDSAGVALVSPGMERVAFRKKEGRLDNLVEDIGRRPMPDATVGIGHTRWATNGAPSDVNSHPHISQDGHIALIHNGIIENAPQLKFELQAEGYRFVSSTDTEVAAKLLGKVQNQIIADEGRPDLFKALRRVARMVTGTFTLLAVDSRQPDLVVGARHDSPLVVGLGEGENFLGSDVAAFVAYTKHALELGQDEAVAITADSVIVTDFDGNPTQTKEFTVDWDTTASEKGGWDSFMDKEIHEEPEAVRNTLIGRYDMANNLNLDEVRIEEEDFRQIDKIIVVACGTASYAGMVDKYAIEHWVRIPVEVELAHEFRYRDPILTPHTLVVAISQSGETMDTLMAVRHAREQGSRVLAICNTQGSSIPRESDAVLYTHAGPEIAVASTKAFVAQITAAYLLGLYLAQVKGTMYRDEIRSIIDSLQTMPDKIQKVLDTQTETVEETARKLVDARSFLFLGRHVGYPVAMEGALKLKEIAYTFTEGFAAGELKHGPIALVEDGEPLVIIVPPERGRNILHSKVISAIQEVKARGAYCIAVAEEGDEDVKDYADVVFWRPQCSTLLSPLVDVIPLQLLAMDMAKMKGYDVDKPRNLAKSVTVE; encoded by the coding sequence ATGTGTGGAATCGTTGGATATGCCGGTAAGGGCACGGCATGCAGTAAGCCTTTGGAAGTCTGCTTGCAAGGGTTGAAACGTTTGGAATATCGGGGCTATGACTCGGCTGGCGTGGCCTTGGTCTCCCCGGGCATGGAGCGGGTCGCCTTCCGCAAGAAGGAAGGGCGGCTGGATAATCTGGTCGAAGACATCGGCCGCCGCCCCATGCCGGACGCCACGGTGGGGATCGGTCATACCCGCTGGGCCACCAACGGGGCCCCCAGCGACGTCAATTCCCATCCCCATATCAGCCAGGACGGGCATATCGCCTTGATTCACAACGGCATCATCGAGAACGCCCCCCAGCTCAAGTTCGAGCTGCAGGCCGAAGGCTACCGCTTCGTCTCCAGTACCGACACCGAAGTGGCCGCCAAGCTCCTGGGCAAAGTGCAGAACCAGATCATCGCCGACGAAGGACGGCCTGACCTCTTCAAGGCCTTGCGCCGGGTGGCTCGCATGGTCACCGGGACCTTCACCCTTCTGGCGGTCGATTCCCGCCAGCCCGACCTGGTCGTCGGCGCCCGCCACGATTCCCCCCTGGTCGTCGGCCTGGGGGAGGGGGAGAACTTCCTCGGATCGGATGTGGCCGCCTTCGTGGCCTACACCAAGCACGCTTTGGAGCTTGGCCAGGATGAGGCCGTGGCCATCACGGCCGACTCAGTCATCGTCACCGATTTCGACGGCAACCCCACCCAGACCAAGGAATTCACCGTGGATTGGGATACCACCGCCTCGGAAAAGGGCGGTTGGGACTCCTTCATGGACAAGGAGATCCATGAAGAGCCGGAAGCGGTCCGCAACACTTTGATCGGCCGTTATGACATGGCCAACAATCTCAACTTGGACGAAGTGAGGATCGAAGAGGAGGATTTCCGCCAAATCGATAAGATCATCGTCGTCGCCTGCGGGACCGCCTCCTACGCCGGCATGGTGGACAAATACGCCATCGAACACTGGGTGCGGATCCCGGTCGAGGTGGAGCTGGCCCATGAATTCCGCTACCGGGACCCCATCCTGACCCCTCATACTTTGGTGGTGGCCATCTCCCAGTCCGGAGAGACCATGGACACCCTCATGGCCGTCCGCCACGCGCGGGAACAAGGCTCGCGCGTCCTAGCCATCTGCAACACCCAAGGGTCGTCGATCCCGCGCGAATCCGACGCCGTCCTTTACACCCATGCGGGGCCGGAGATCGCCGTCGCTTCCACCAAGGCCTTCGTGGCCCAGATCACTGCCGCCTATCTTCTGGGCCTTTACCTGGCCCAGGTGAAGGGGACCATGTATCGGGACGAGATCCGGAGCATCATCGATTCCTTGCAGACCATGCCGGATAAGATCCAGAAGGTTCTGGACACCCAGACCGAGACTGTCGAGGAGACGGCCCGCAAGCTGGTCGACGCCCGTTCCTTCCTCTTCCTGGGTCGTCACGTCGGCTACCCCGTAGCCATGGAAGGCGCCCTGAAACTCAAGGAGATCGCCTACACCTTCACCGAAGGTTTCGCGGCCGGCGAGCTCAAACATGGCCCCATCGCCCTAGTGGAGGATGGGGAGCCCCTCGTGATCATCGTGCCGCCTGAGCGCGGCCGCAACATCCTGCATTCCAAGGTGATTTCCGCCATCCAGGAGGTCAAGGCCCGTGGGGCTTACTGCATCGCCGTGGCGGAAGAAGGGGACGAGGACGTGAAGGACTACGCGGATGTGGTCTTCTGGCGTCCACAGTGCTCCACCTTGCTCAGTCCTTTGGTGGATGTGATCCCCCTTCAGCTGCTCGCCATGGATATGGCCAAGATGAAGGGGTATGACGTGGATAAACCCCGTAACTTGGCCAAGTCGGTGACGGTCGAGTAG
- a CDS encoding NADPH-dependent FMN reductase: MSKKITVLVGSLRRESIARKIAKAVIPMFPEGYEARIVEIGDLPLYNADYDNPAEEYAPLPEAYTAFRQTIKDSDGVLFVTSENNRLVPAVMKNAIDVASKPNGDVAWKGLPGAIISHSVGAMGGYSSQKTLRLALSYFDMPLMGQPEVFLGKSANMINEEGGFANESTREFVQGYIDKFVKLVEANPRH, translated from the coding sequence ATGTCAAAGAAGATCACCGTTCTGGTGGGAAGCCTCCGCCGCGAATCCATCGCGCGCAAGATCGCCAAGGCGGTCATTCCCATGTTCCCCGAAGGCTATGAGGCCAGGATCGTCGAGATCGGCGACCTGCCTTTGTATAACGCCGATTACGACAATCCGGCCGAGGAGTACGCCCCTTTGCCTGAAGCCTATACCGCCTTCCGCCAGACCATCAAGGATTCCGACGGGGTGCTTTTCGTCACTTCCGAAAACAACCGCCTGGTCCCGGCCGTCATGAAGAACGCCATCGACGTGGCCTCCAAGCCCAATGGGGACGTGGCCTGGAAGGGCCTGCCCGGGGCCATCATCAGCCATTCCGTCGGTGCCATGGGTGGCTACAGCTCCCAGAAGACCCTGCGCCTGGCCTTGTCCTACTTCGATATGCCGCTCATGGGCCAGCCCGAGGTCTTCCTGGGCAAGTCCGCAAACATGATCAACGAGGAAGGCGGGTTCGCCAACGAATCAACCCGGGAATTCGTCCAGGGCTACATCGACAAGTTCGTCAAGCTGGTCGAGGCCAACCCTCGCCACTAA
- a CDS encoding amino acid ABC transporter ATP-binding protein, whose product MTTRQAMTDKQEAQIVIDQVHKVYGDLHVLKGVSMKVDPGTVTVILGPSGSGKSTLLRMINQLESITGGSITVDGQLIGYKKISRAGKEVLQALNEKEIARQRSHIGMVFQRFNLFPHMTVLENVMEAPTHVARLPKQEARKEALACLESVGMDDRLDYYPAQLSGGQQQRVAIARAVAMHPDIMLFDEPTSALDPELVGEVLGVLRKLAEQGMTMVVVTHEIGFAREVADQVVFMAGGVIVESGDPSIIDHPSTSRFKDFLDSVL is encoded by the coding sequence ATGACTACGAGGCAGGCAATGACAGACAAGCAGGAAGCGCAGATCGTCATCGACCAGGTGCATAAGGTCTATGGTGACCTGCACGTCCTCAAAGGTGTCAGCATGAAGGTGGACCCGGGGACGGTCACGGTGATCCTGGGGCCGTCGGGATCGGGGAAATCCACCCTCCTGCGCATGATCAACCAACTGGAGTCCATCACCGGCGGCAGCATCACCGTCGATGGCCAGCTCATCGGTTACAAAAAGATCTCCCGGGCGGGCAAGGAGGTCCTCCAGGCCCTGAACGAGAAGGAAATCGCCCGGCAGCGGTCCCACATCGGCATGGTCTTCCAGCGATTCAACCTCTTCCCACATATGACCGTTTTGGAGAACGTCATGGAAGCCCCCACCCATGTGGCCCGCCTGCCCAAGCAGGAGGCCCGGAAGGAGGCCTTGGCCTGTCTGGAATCCGTGGGGATGGATGACCGGCTGGACTACTACCCGGCGCAACTGTCCGGCGGCCAGCAGCAACGGGTGGCCATAGCCCGGGCCGTGGCCATGCATCCGGACATCATGCTGTTCGACGAGCCGACCTCCGCCTTGGATCCGGAGCTGGTCGGCGAGGTCTTGGGGGTCCTGCGCAAGCTGGCCGAACAAGGCATGACCATGGTGGTGGTCACCCACGAGATCGGTTTCGCCCGGGAGGTGGCGGACCAGGTGGTCTTCATGGCCGGGGGAGTGATAGTCGAGTCGGGGGACCCCAGCATCATCGACCATCCCAGCACCAGCCGTTTCAAGGATTTCCTGGATTCGGTCCTCTGA
- a CDS encoding amino acid ABC transporter permease, protein MTRKNEGRQDKQGGQDKKDLDIPNRIHARPFPRPGVWIAAIIVGILAAMLIHGVVTNPNFQWKVVWLYLFNEHVLTGVGWTLLLTVGSFAIATVLSVILAIMRQSQNLVLRGVSWFFIWFFRGTPVYTQLVFWGLIAVLVPKISLGIPFGPSFVSLSTQDIFTAGVAALVGLALNEAAYLSEIVRAGLESVDPGQREASQALGMSRGQIMRRIVLPQAMRIIVPPMSNEAIGLLKTTSLVLAVPFTMELQFVTNSIANRIYKPIPLLLVAAIWYLVITSILMVGQTYLERYFGRGFDGKTSAAAPVEDGQAGKANRARNLGLNA, encoded by the coding sequence ATGACCCGGAAAAACGAAGGCAGACAAGACAAGCAGGGCGGACAAGACAAGAAGGACCTTGACATCCCCAACCGGATCCATGCCCGACCGTTTCCCCGGCCGGGGGTCTGGATCGCCGCCATCATCGTGGGGATCCTGGCCGCCATGCTCATCCACGGGGTGGTCACCAACCCGAATTTCCAGTGGAAGGTGGTCTGGCTTTACCTTTTCAATGAGCATGTTCTGACCGGCGTGGGCTGGACCCTCCTGCTGACGGTCGGCTCCTTCGCCATCGCCACCGTCCTGTCCGTGATCCTGGCCATCATGCGCCAGTCCCAGAACCTGGTCCTCAGAGGGGTCAGCTGGTTTTTCATCTGGTTCTTCCGCGGGACCCCCGTCTACACCCAGTTGGTTTTCTGGGGTTTGATCGCCGTCCTGGTGCCGAAGATCAGCTTGGGGATTCCCTTCGGCCCATCCTTCGTCAGTCTCAGCACCCAAGACATCTTCACGGCTGGAGTGGCGGCCCTGGTCGGCTTGGCCCTGAATGAGGCCGCCTACCTGTCGGAGATCGTCAGGGCAGGCCTGGAATCGGTGGACCCCGGTCAAAGGGAGGCCTCCCAGGCCTTGGGGATGAGCCGCGGCCAGATCATGCGGCGAATCGTCCTGCCCCAAGCCATGCGCATCATCGTGCCCCCTATGAGCAATGAAGCCATCGGTCTTTTGAAGACCACCTCCCTGGTCTTGGCCGTCCCCTTCACCATGGAGCTGCAATTCGTGACGAACTCCATAGCCAACCGTATCTATAAGCCGATTCCCCTCCTGCTGGTGGCTGCCATCTGGTACCTGGTCATCACGTCCATCCTCATGGTGGGGCAGACCTATCTGGAGCGGTATTTCGGGCGGGGCTTCGACGGGAAGACGTCGGCCGCCGCCCCGGTGGAAGACGGGCAGGCGGGCAAGGCGAACCGGGCCCGCAATCTGGGTCTGAACGCGTGA
- a CDS encoding transporter substrate-binding domain-containing protein, with translation MSMSVWRKGSARLPGLGRLAAALVLVLGMVCLLPACGTSDGLDEKAESFDYSHIRTNPDVVALLPKDIKDSGELTIGTNAIYAPAEYTGEDTKTIMGYEIDIARGLGKVMGLRVRPIESNFDNIIPAMGSKFDLGMSAFTITAEREKSVNFVQHYRAGLSFVVTRGNPRKLAVGNLCGATASVQTGTAQEESILAMARTCKAQGKATLTVKSYADQASATIALVNKQVDLMYTDTPVAAYAVKQTDGALQLLGRPQEVAPMGIVIAKDNMKLTKAVQAALQKLIDSGVYKAILDKWGVASGAVTKAVINPDLTSGKADAVSTTSATGAAGTSTTADAASTTTGAAYATPSSSDSSASPDASKTGDEQ, from the coding sequence ATGTCTATGAGCGTATGGAGAAAAGGGTCCGCCCGTCTTCCTGGCTTGGGGCGTTTGGCTGCCGCCCTTGTGCTGGTCCTCGGGATGGTTTGTCTCTTACCGGCCTGCGGCACTTCGGACGGGTTGGATGAGAAGGCGGAAAGTTTCGATTATTCCCACATTCGGACCAATCCGGACGTCGTCGCCCTTCTTCCGAAGGATATCAAAGATTCGGGCGAGCTGACCATAGGAACGAATGCCATTTATGCTCCAGCCGAATACACGGGTGAGGACACGAAAACCATCATGGGCTATGAAATCGATATAGCCCGGGGCCTCGGGAAGGTGATGGGGCTGAGGGTGCGTCCGATCGAATCCAATTTCGACAACATCATCCCGGCCATGGGGTCCAAATTCGACCTGGGCATGTCGGCCTTCACCATCACGGCGGAAAGGGAGAAAAGCGTCAACTTCGTCCAGCATTACCGGGCTGGGCTCAGCTTCGTCGTCACCCGGGGCAATCCCCGCAAACTCGCCGTCGGGAACCTGTGCGGGGCCACGGCCTCCGTCCAGACCGGGACCGCCCAGGAAGAAAGCATCCTGGCCATGGCCCGGACCTGCAAGGCCCAGGGCAAGGCCACCTTGACGGTCAAATCGTACGCGGACCAGGCCTCGGCCACCATCGCCCTGGTCAACAAGCAAGTGGACCTCATGTACACGGACACCCCGGTGGCCGCCTACGCCGTCAAACAAACCGACGGGGCCTTGCAGCTCCTGGGCCGGCCGCAGGAAGTGGCCCCCATGGGGATCGTCATCGCCAAAGACAACATGAAGCTGACCAAAGCGGTGCAGGCCGCCTTGCAGAAACTGATCGACAGCGGGGTCTACAAGGCGATCCTGGATAAGTGGGGGGTGGCTTCCGGGGCGGTGACCAAGGCCGTCATCAACCCCGACCTGACCTCCGGCAAGGCGGACGCCGTCAGCACAACCAGCGCGACCGGTGCGGCCGGTACATCCACTACAGCCGATGCAGCCAGCACCACGACCGGGGCGGCGTATGCCACGCCCAGCTCATCCGATTCCTCGGCCTCGCCAGACGCTTCCAAGACAGGAGATGAACAATGA
- the smpB gene encoding SsrA-binding protein SmpB: MAKKQSDDMQVIALNRRARHDYTLENRVEAGLVLRGTEVKSLREGRASLSQAFVTIDPHHEMWLEGANIPEYLNGTWTNHAPKRKRKLLLHADQITRFERGIQAKGYTIVPLSLYFKEGRVKVEIALAKGKKEYDKRQALREEQDKREAQRQMRLHNMKGADLD; this comes from the coding sequence ATGGCTAAAAAACAGTCCGATGACATGCAAGTGATCGCCCTCAACCGCAGGGCCCGCCACGACTACACTCTGGAGAACAGGGTGGAGGCCGGTCTGGTCCTGCGTGGGACGGAGGTCAAGAGCCTGAGGGAAGGGCGGGCCTCCCTCAGCCAGGCATTCGTGACCATCGACCCTCATCATGAGATGTGGTTGGAAGGGGCGAACATCCCCGAGTACCTCAACGGCACTTGGACCAACCACGCCCCCAAACGTAAACGCAAGCTCCTTCTGCACGCCGATCAAATCACCCGCTTCGAGCGTGGGATCCAGGCCAAGGGCTACACGATCGTCCCCCTGTCCCTCTACTTCAAAGAGGGGAGGGTCAAAGTGGAGATCGCCTTGGCCAAGGGTAAGAAGGAGTATGACAAGCGCCAGGCTTTGCGCGAGGAGCAGGACAAACGGGAGGCCCAAAGGCAGATGCGTCTGCACAACATGAAAGGCGCCGATTTGGACTGA
- a CDS encoding CHAP domain-containing protein, producing the protein MELKKNSRNRAFVGAMAAIALIAGAMAAFTVEPAPKALADPYQDLTKAQTSQAHVNAELAGVKSDLKQTILQLNDLVNNQIPAAESNLASAQDAAAKAQETAQETGQRLTAAQGDKATLEAKIKQTGLDYDDSKAATAQAARQSFHSSDSSQIVQVVTGSKNGKSFVRNMQADAAVGRVEANKANASANELNSSMNRKERLKAIEAKVAVLKRQADSASASARAAAAAAQQRADSLDALRTQAEQKQTTLTARKSELTTKASQEAVAVLQAQQAVTAYNKKLEEQRKAEQARAAAYAAQQYNAQLARQRAAAAAAARANAARASSGGSRSYSSGSSAPAPATPSNTVNSSAGASGMNYSVPGNCPATATSCYGHATGRIPGIWGNAYPWSQCTWYAYIRRTQLGLPAGSYLGNGTDWAGKAAALGYYVNNIPHVGAAVSFYPGQAGSAPVYGHVAVVEQVLPGNRILVSECGAVYMGVAHTRILGNASSYRYVHY; encoded by the coding sequence ATGGAGCTCAAGAAGAACAGCAGGAACCGCGCGTTCGTTGGGGCGATGGCAGCCATCGCCTTGATCGCCGGCGCCATGGCCGCCTTCACGGTGGAACCTGCCCCGAAGGCGCTCGCCGATCCTTATCAGGACCTGACCAAGGCCCAGACCAGTCAGGCCCATGTGAACGCGGAGTTGGCAGGGGTCAAGTCCGACCTCAAGCAGACCATCCTGCAACTGAACGATTTGGTCAACAATCAAATCCCCGCGGCTGAGTCCAATCTGGCCTCGGCTCAAGACGCCGCGGCCAAGGCTCAGGAGACCGCCCAGGAGACCGGCCAAAGGCTGACCGCCGCCCAAGGGGACAAGGCCACTTTGGAGGCGAAGATCAAGCAGACTGGCTTGGACTACGACGATTCCAAGGCGGCCACGGCCCAAGCCGCCCGGCAAAGCTTCCATAGCTCCGATTCCAGCCAGATCGTCCAGGTGGTCACCGGGTCCAAGAACGGCAAGAGCTTCGTGCGCAACATGCAGGCCGACGCCGCTGTGGGCCGGGTGGAAGCCAACAAGGCCAACGCGTCCGCCAATGAGCTCAACTCTTCCATGAACCGCAAGGAAAGGCTGAAGGCGATCGAGGCCAAGGTCGCCGTTCTGAAGCGGCAGGCGGATTCCGCTTCTGCCTCCGCCCGGGCCGCGGCCGCCGCCGCCCAGCAGAGGGCCGACTCTTTGGACGCCTTGCGCACCCAGGCCGAGCAGAAGCAGACCACTTTGACCGCCCGCAAATCCGAGCTGACCACCAAGGCCTCCCAGGAGGCGGTGGCAGTGCTCCAGGCCCAGCAGGCGGTGACCGCCTACAACAAGAAGCTGGAAGAGCAGCGCAAGGCCGAGCAGGCCCGGGCCGCCGCCTACGCGGCTCAGCAATACAACGCCCAGCTGGCCCGCCAACGCGCCGCCGCCGCGGCCGCCGCCCGAGCGAACGCGGCACGAGCTTCGTCCGGGGGATCCCGGTCCTATTCCAGCGGCTCATCGGCCCCGGCCCCCGCGACTCCGAGCAATACCGTCAATTCCTCAGCCGGCGCCTCCGGCATGAACTATTCCGTCCCCGGCAACTGCCCGGCGACGGCCACCAGTTGCTACGGCCACGCCACCGGCCGCATCCCCGGCATCTGGGGGAACGCCTACCCCTGGAGCCAGTGCACTTGGTACGCCTATATCCGCCGTACCCAGCTGGGTCTGCCCGCCGGCTCCTACCTGGGCAATGGGACCGATTGGGCCGGTAAGGCGGCCGCTTTGGGGTACTACGTGAACAACATCCCTCATGTGGGCGCCGCCGTCTCCTTCTATCCGGGTCAGGCCGGCTCGGCCCCGGTCTATGGGCACGTCGCCGTCGTGGAACAGGTCCTGCCCGGGAACCGGATCCTGGTTTCCGAATGCGGGGCCGTCTATATGGGCGTGGCCCATACCCGCATCTTGGGCAACGCTTCCTCCTACCGATACGTCCACTACTGA
- the ftsX gene encoding permease-like cell division protein FtsX gives MRLRLILSETWNSLRHNGVMVISLLLVTFISFLFVGASVLTQAQVQRAQSEWYSQVEVVVWLCPDGTSTSANCSSGKSPSQDQIVQIEDSIMNDTEGVVSKITYVSKADFYRDTFLKRYPGGVYNGRTLTAGDMQDSLHLRLKDPSKYKVVSEVLSNKKYVESVEDQREVFDPIISVMNNVTVGTVILAVIMILVAILLTGTTIRLSAASRKTQTEIMRLVGASNWTIRMPFILEGVFVSLIGSLLSCLALGIIVKVFITDWAAKNMTWMTMIDLKTVLAISPFLVVGAVLLSIIASSVSLRRYLKA, from the coding sequence ATGCGTTTACGACTCATTCTTTCGGAGACATGGAACAGCCTGCGCCATAACGGGGTCATGGTCATCTCCCTGCTTTTGGTGACTTTCATCTCCTTCCTTTTCGTCGGGGCCTCCGTTCTCACCCAGGCCCAAGTGCAAAGGGCCCAAAGCGAATGGTATTCCCAGGTGGAGGTGGTGGTCTGGCTTTGCCCGGACGGCACCAGCACATCGGCCAATTGCTCGAGCGGGAAATCACCCAGCCAGGACCAGATCGTCCAGATCGAGGATTCGATCATGAACGACACGGAAGGGGTGGTCTCGAAGATCACCTACGTGAGCAAGGCCGATTTCTACCGGGACACCTTCCTGAAGCGTTATCCGGGAGGGGTTTACAATGGCCGTACCCTGACCGCGGGGGACATGCAGGACTCCCTCCACCTCAGGCTGAAGGACCCCAGCAAATACAAGGTGGTCTCCGAAGTCCTCTCCAACAAGAAGTACGTGGAGAGCGTGGAGGACCAGCGCGAGGTCTTCGACCCCATCATCTCCGTCATGAACAACGTGACGGTGGGGACGGTGATCCTGGCGGTCATCATGATCCTGGTGGCCATCCTCCTGACCGGGACCACCATCAGGCTTTCGGCCGCCTCCCGCAAGACCCAGACCGAGATCATGCGCCTGGTCGGCGCTTCCAACTGGACCATCCGCATGCCTTTCATCCTTGAAGGCGTCTTCGTCTCTCTGATAGGGTCCCTCCTGTCCTGCCTGGCTTTGGGGATCATCGTGAAAGTCTTCATCACTGATTGGGCGGCGAAGAACATGACCTGGATGACCATGATCGATCTGAAGACCGTCTTGGCCATCTCCCCCTTCCTTGTGGTGGGGGCTGTGCTTTTGTCCATCATCGCTTCCAGCGTCTCCTTGCGGCGCTACCTGAAAGCGTAA